In a genomic window of Telopea speciosissima isolate NSW1024214 ecotype Mountain lineage chromosome 5, Tspe_v1, whole genome shotgun sequence:
- the LOC122662929 gene encoding uncharacterized protein LOC122662929, with amino-acid sequence MDILGPFPEATGGKQFVVVAVDYFTQWVEAEALATISVANVWKIFHHSIIYRFGILRTLITDNEKQFEQKFKEFSDRFKIQLCKTSVAHPQSNGLAEAMNKVLLDGIIKK; translated from the coding sequence atggatattctcggaCCATTTCCAGAGGCAACTGGAGGAAAACAATTCGTGGTGGTAGCAGTTGATTATTTCACCCAATGGGTAGAAGCAGAAGCATTAGCAACAATCTCTGTGGCTAATGTGTGGAAGATTTTTCATCATTCGATCATTTATAGATTTGGAATTCTGAGAACCCTTATCACAGATAATGAGAAGCAATTTGAACAGAAATTTAAAGAGTTTAGTGATCGGTTCAAGATTCAGTTGTGCAAGACTTCAGTAGCACATCCACAATCCAATGGCCTAGCAGAAGCTATGAACAAAGTCCTATTGGATGGAATAATAAAGAAGTAG